From Arachis hypogaea cultivar Tifrunner unplaced genomic scaffold, arahy.Tifrunner.gnm2.J5K5 arahy.Tifrunner.gnm2.scaffold_43, whole genome shotgun sequence, one genomic window encodes:
- the LOC114927119 gene encoding uncharacterized mitochondrial protein AtMg00810-like → MIIIKDDVDGISNLKASLHHTFEMKYLGSLSYFLGLEVISSDDGIYLSQAKYASNLLARAEITDSRTESTPLEPNIRVTPIDGTILDNLTLYRQLVGGLVYLTVTNQTWSI, encoded by the coding sequence ATGATCATTATTaaagatgatgttgatggtatctctaatCTTAAAGCATCTCTTCACCACACCTTTGAGATGAAATATCTTGGTTCACTCAGTTACTTCCTTGGCCTTGAAGTCATATCCTcagatgatggcatctatctctctcaagctaagTATGCTTCTAATCTTCTTGCTCGAGCTGAAATTACAGATAGTCGTACTGAGTCTACCCCTCTTGAGCCTAACATTCGAGTTACTCCTATAGATGGAACTATTTTGGATAACCTTACTCTTTATCGACAGTTAGTTGGAGGactcgtctacttgactgtcacaAACCAGACATGGTCTATCTAA